The following proteins come from a genomic window of Posidoniimonas polymericola:
- a CDS encoding autotransporter-associated beta strand repeat-containing protein, giving the protein MPSAAWAVETAWRIPSTGSDWLLDPNDWLGDVPNGPGDVARLFGASGPMVDASVSQPVTVGELKFSGHSSVVLDGEGGITLDNLAGASAIISAIANSNGRTFNVATPIIVAAQNPLELEANSFASVVLSGGVTMQDGALRKVGDGTVVLASEFSGLTGGVDIEAGELRLERTQILAHTAATVAPGGTLKIVSPFDTGELPGSRYSLPSLNLNGGTLQAAVPLHPIGSVEADVNLSLLSDNTIKSAGRTKLILRGSITGDGGLSFLHSGENREATFPTALTAYIDFIGDADYTGHTVIGAGVSLHMINGAQLGDTVGVTRVMGGQLVLTGGGRGERISVDRGRLVLSEAEVPYGHEITIRSGRLSGEGQSSLATPVILSTDVQYSEGIILGEYSTPDGFLLQGSVSGTGSVGIMNKVGLQAGLSARGNLYSYYRGDAELSGPVELAGEAFVEQGVLRLSGDHDLSSTPFRLAPTHAVPGANLVVAGQVSIGELVLDTGDIGGDDGSDFTAVLVEEGATLNLTSGVQFRGGKLSGNFTGQKTLVKQGAASGYLADGAASSFQRIDLEEGRLVIEGGAGPSPAAIYLSPHETTRLELKNTGAYSGAVYLNSVPGRHGAVVSVGSGSVFDGVLDLGTGVGEVGGILGPNASIQGAGIRLGGVVRGGNHTYGGATELVGGGVSLIDSGRLSSTSGIVGGPGASLELDNSGEAALSDRLPDGVPILSNGMTVSLIGRSGAPVSENIGQVTASYGTSGLDAQAPTAAETSAVLRVDSLVRQPGAAVAFSTGPTARIMLDNAPALDDGLIGGWALANGELATYGPNGVVPYSEIHSYATELASATSSDNVRLQNSGTLNGDSLINSLTTAGGEVDLAGYRLTIGSGALSGRSLSRVLGEGELTVGSEAGGELLASGGGKIEVSIVDGAAGPVGLTVVSGDLRLSGANTYTGPTTVNNGARLFVDHDEALPDGGDVAVNGGYLSLLTGGDSARSVGRLEVRGSGNLRGESLARPQVTPSSILLESGSISALDLVGDGPLRKVGSGVADYSTTLRLYTGPITIEGGVLDSYYSPDPTGAVSPAAITIETGGTLQVGSDTTLAKRPLRFDGGVLFMEDAGGVSASIELLPGGGTIRGGERTTEITSPVSGEGDLVIQAGVGREALMLLNADFAALGGELRLTGGPIRLGQQFRYEKPLTLAASRVTTSGGAPFGEAVVTVPAESQLIVDRPLHANLNLAGGVLQLSAAAASLSGTQRVAGYSHLFISGSAKSPETRASVAGEIHLDVGSHLVVAQAPGSGVNGNVGLFQERVKIESDLIVHGVATLTSFDCLVELAGALSPASAYAELRLEGNDTFEFNGSIELAEGTTLALVGDGTPAGVMLSGATSSLAGSGQFIGDVVLAGGASVSPGDSPGVLSIDGSLTFGPGAVYQWEIADALGVAGVQHGWDLLAVSEQLLVQSTPEEPAVIRVASVVDGGPLGTVDHWDPSQSQSWLIATAASIEGFDRSLFVVDAGPFESALGMPAAAQFTVQQQGETLLLVYTAPEPAATLLVCLLLGASGWQRRRRW; this is encoded by the coding sequence TTGCCGTCTGCCGCGTGGGCGGTCGAAACCGCTTGGCGGATCCCGTCGACCGGCTCCGACTGGCTGCTCGATCCGAACGACTGGCTCGGCGATGTGCCGAACGGCCCGGGCGACGTGGCTCGCTTGTTTGGCGCTAGTGGGCCGATGGTCGATGCGAGTGTGTCCCAGCCGGTCACCGTCGGCGAGCTGAAGTTCAGCGGCCACAGCAGCGTTGTCCTCGATGGCGAGGGGGGCATAACTCTCGACAATCTGGCCGGAGCCTCTGCAATTATCTCGGCCATCGCCAACAGCAACGGCAGAACGTTCAACGTCGCCACGCCGATTATCGTCGCCGCGCAGAACCCCCTGGAGCTGGAAGCGAATTCGTTCGCGTCCGTAGTGCTTTCCGGGGGAGTGACCATGCAGGACGGCGCGCTGCGCAAGGTTGGTGACGGGACGGTCGTGCTGGCGAGCGAGTTCAGCGGCCTGACCGGCGGTGTTGACATCGAGGCGGGCGAGCTGCGGCTTGAGCGGACGCAGATCCTCGCGCACACCGCGGCGACCGTCGCGCCGGGCGGGACGCTGAAAATTGTATCGCCGTTCGACACGGGCGAACTCCCTGGCAGTCGATACTCGTTGCCAAGCCTGAATCTCAACGGCGGCACGCTTCAGGCGGCGGTCCCGCTGCACCCCATCGGCAGCGTGGAGGCCGATGTCAATCTCTCGCTGCTTAGCGACAACACCATCAAGTCGGCCGGTCGCACGAAACTTATCCTGAGGGGCTCGATTACAGGTGACGGCGGGCTTTCTTTTCTCCACTCAGGTGAGAACCGGGAGGCGACGTTTCCCACCGCTCTAACGGCCTACATCGATTTCATTGGAGACGCTGACTACACGGGGCACACCGTCATCGGTGCCGGCGTGTCGCTGCACATGATCAATGGCGCGCAGCTCGGCGATACCGTCGGCGTGACGCGGGTGATGGGTGGGCAGCTGGTGCTGACCGGCGGTGGTCGCGGCGAGCGGATCTCTGTTGATCGCGGCAGGCTTGTCCTCTCCGAAGCAGAGGTCCCCTATGGTCACGAGATCACGATCCGATCGGGGCGGCTTAGTGGCGAGGGGCAATCCAGCTTGGCGACGCCGGTGATTCTCTCGACGGACGTGCAGTACAGCGAGGGGATCATTCTCGGCGAGTATTCGACCCCTGATGGTTTCTTGCTGCAGGGCAGTGTCAGCGGAACGGGGTCCGTTGGCATTATGAACAAAGTCGGACTGCAGGCCGGGCTCTCCGCGCGGGGAAACCTCTACTCTTACTACCGCGGCGACGCGGAGCTCTCGGGGCCGGTGGAACTCGCGGGCGAGGCCTTCGTCGAACAGGGCGTGTTGCGACTGTCCGGCGACCATGACCTCTCTTCCACGCCGTTTCGGCTGGCGCCGACGCACGCGGTCCCCGGAGCCAACCTGGTCGTGGCCGGTCAGGTCAGCATTGGCGAGCTGGTGCTCGACACTGGCGATATCGGTGGGGACGACGGCTCCGACTTCACGGCGGTATTGGTCGAAGAGGGGGCGACGCTGAACCTCACCAGTGGCGTGCAGTTCCGCGGCGGCAAGCTGAGCGGTAACTTCACCGGTCAGAAAACCCTCGTCAAGCAGGGAGCGGCCTCGGGTTACCTGGCTGACGGCGCGGCGTCCAGTTTTCAACGCATCGACCTTGAGGAAGGCCGTCTGGTCATCGAAGGCGGCGCGGGCCCTTCGCCCGCCGCGATCTACTTGAGTCCGCATGAGACCACCCGACTCGAGTTGAAGAATACCGGCGCCTACAGCGGGGCCGTCTATCTCAACAGCGTGCCGGGGCGTCATGGCGCCGTTGTCTCGGTGGGCTCCGGCTCGGTATTCGACGGCGTGCTTGACTTGGGTACCGGCGTCGGAGAAGTCGGAGGCATTCTCGGCCCAAACGCTTCGATCCAGGGCGCGGGTATTAGGCTGGGGGGCGTCGTCCGGGGAGGCAATCACACCTACGGCGGCGCGACCGAACTGGTTGGCGGGGGGGTGTCACTGATCGACTCGGGCAGACTCAGCTCGACCAGCGGCATCGTCGGCGGGCCGGGGGCGAGCCTAGAGCTCGACAACTCCGGCGAGGCCGCCCTCTCAGACCGCCTGCCGGACGGCGTGCCGATCTTGTCGAACGGGATGACCGTATCGCTCATCGGACGGAGCGGCGCGCCGGTTTCCGAGAACATCGGCCAAGTGACGGCCTCCTACGGCACGAGCGGCCTGGACGCTCAGGCGCCAACCGCCGCCGAAACCTCCGCGGTGCTACGCGTTGACTCTCTGGTTCGGCAACCGGGCGCGGCGGTCGCCTTCTCGACTGGCCCCACCGCTCGGATCATGCTCGACAACGCCCCGGCGCTCGACGATGGGCTCATCGGCGGCTGGGCGCTGGCCAACGGAGAGCTGGCCACCTACGGCCCCAATGGCGTGGTCCCCTACAGCGAGATCCACAGCTACGCGACCGAGTTGGCGTCCGCGACGAGCAGCGACAACGTCCGACTCCAGAACAGCGGCACGCTGAACGGCGACTCACTCATCAACTCGCTCACCACTGCAGGCGGCGAGGTCGACCTCGCTGGCTATCGGCTGACGATCGGCAGCGGCGCCCTGTCGGGACGCTCTCTATCACGCGTGCTAGGAGAGGGGGAGTTGACCGTCGGCAGCGAAGCGGGCGGCGAGCTCCTCGCTTCCGGCGGCGGTAAGATTGAGGTTAGCATCGTTGACGGGGCTGCCGGCCCAGTTGGGCTGACGGTGGTTTCGGGCGACCTGCGCCTCTCCGGCGCCAATACCTACACCGGCCCTACGACAGTAAACAACGGCGCGCGGTTATTCGTGGACCACGATGAGGCTCTCCCCGACGGCGGCGACGTGGCGGTCAACGGCGGATACCTTTCGCTGCTGACTGGCGGAGACTCGGCCCGTTCAGTAGGACGGCTTGAAGTACGCGGCTCGGGCAATCTTCGAGGCGAGAGCTTAGCCAGGCCTCAGGTCACGCCCAGCAGCATTCTGCTCGAGTCGGGCTCGATCTCAGCGCTCGATCTCGTCGGCGACGGGCCACTCAGGAAGGTCGGTTCGGGGGTAGCCGATTACTCGACCACGCTGCGTTTGTACACCGGGCCGATCACGATCGAGGGCGGTGTGCTCGACTCGTACTATTCGCCGGATCCCACTGGGGCGGTGTCGCCCGCTGCCATCACGATCGAGACCGGGGGCACGCTGCAGGTCGGGTCGGATACTACCCTCGCGAAACGGCCGTTGCGATTCGACGGGGGCGTACTCTTCATGGAGGACGCCGGCGGGGTGTCGGCGTCCATCGAACTGCTTCCGGGGGGCGGGACCATCAGGGGCGGCGAGAGGACCACCGAGATCACGAGCCCGGTTTCCGGAGAAGGAGACCTTGTGATCCAAGCGGGCGTCGGGCGCGAGGCGTTGATGCTGCTCAATGCCGATTTTGCCGCCTTGGGTGGCGAGCTCCGGCTGACCGGCGGCCCTATTAGACTCGGTCAACAGTTTCGGTACGAGAAGCCGCTGACGCTCGCCGCGTCCCGCGTGACAACATCGGGTGGCGCCCCGTTCGGCGAGGCCGTTGTGACGGTTCCGGCCGAGTCGCAGCTGATTGTCGACCGGCCGCTCCACGCCAACCTAAACCTTGCGGGAGGTGTGCTTCAGTTGAGTGCCGCCGCGGCCTCGCTTAGTGGAACGCAACGGGTGGCGGGCTACTCGCACCTGTTCATCTCCGGCAGCGCCAAATCACCCGAGACGCGCGCCTCGGTCGCCGGGGAGATCCATCTCGATGTTGGCTCCCACCTGGTCGTTGCGCAGGCGCCCGGCAGCGGCGTCAACGGGAACGTGGGGTTGTTCCAGGAGCGGGTGAAGATCGAGTCGGACCTGATCGTCCACGGGGTCGCGACGTTGACGTCGTTTGACTGCCTCGTGGAGCTGGCCGGCGCGTTGTCTCCCGCTTCGGCCTACGCCGAGCTGCGGCTCGAAGGAAACGACACCTTCGAGTTCAATGGCTCGATTGAGCTTGCGGAAGGGACGACGCTCGCGCTTGTTGGGGACGGAACGCCGGCGGGCGTCATGCTCAGTGGCGCGACCAGCAGTCTGGCGGGGAGTGGTCAGTTCATTGGCGATGTCGTGCTCGCTGGTGGCGCCTCTGTGTCGCCAGGGGACTCGCCCGGCGTGTTGTCGATCGATGGCTCGCTGACGTTCGGGCCTGGAGCCGTGTACCAGTGGGAGATTGCCGACGCGCTCGGCGTCGCCGGTGTCCAGCACGGGTGGGACCTCCTGGCGGTGAGTGAGCAGCTTCTGGTCCAGAGCACTCCCGAGGAACCGGCAGTCATCCGCGTCGCCTCGGTTGTGGACGGCGGGCCGCTCGGCACGGTCGATCACTGGGACCCCAGCCAATCGCAGAGCTGGCTCATCGCAACTGCGGCGAGCATCGAAGGTTTTGATCGGAGCTTGTTCGTGGTGGACGCCGGGCCATTTGAGAGCGCTTTGGGCATGCCGGCTGCTGCGCAGTTCACCGTGCAGCAGCAAGGAGAGACGCTCCTGCTGGTGTATACGGCCCCCGAGCCTGCTGCGACGCTGTTGGTTTGTCTGCTCCTGGGAGCGTCGGGTTGGCAGCGGCGGCGCCGCTGGTGA
- a CDS encoding AsmA-like C-terminal region-containing protein produces the protein MGRVVKFCWSCFKWGAGIALVLAVTVGGYLYFKLDEEITRYAQQYLAGQYAELDVHVGSARYVRGSGVVVSGIEIDEPQPGGPAVRMLEIPELRLVGEIDAEAITTRQPKFERIELIRPRLSAVRQADGAWNFERLRPAPSDSGPSGLPVHIHDATIALSDSRKPEAEPVTLRNVDLKITSGPAEPGAAAGVQQITIEGQAEDTLAKLVRVQGAVDSDGGRLDLTIDVSQLGVTTQRLMAAPGVPTLLLAGLDLDAKLDSRTTLKRLSPAAPIDWLCDFHVSKGTLSHPLLPKQMTEVDLRGKCDQAGVRIKQATANNGAAELSAAINVLGWGPEARAAGWLKALKLELNNDVYRVLPDSLKRGWERFDPAGEVDATAYFWTAPGRVWSDVKIDGHNLSFEDNKKFPYRLTGGTGSLRFVDKQTKDKSRLVLSLNAQGEGRAVQIAGEFQGLPLPPERRGECPPGVLRVSSNAMRVTPRLLAALPPKAGRVLDSLHPEGEFGIVWTMRRDSLAQPEPELTTDLLIHDASVRFEKFPYPIRRLTGRVEQRGKQWTFTELRSRGESGGAMLTAAGAFYEGEDPPRLELAINGAGVPLDETLRSSLTDEEQSAWASLQPAGRVNFQSHIHYLSGEPKPQVKLTVQPQGQTVSMQPRFFQYRLDAIEGEFEINDDSIRFNDARARHGPTHLMADGEYQKLTGGGWKFDLLQVNVERLAINADFRAAAPLGLKKVIDCLEPQGGIGVHDGRLSFSHNGDPSQPIQSAWDVFVDCVQLDVNAGVRVDDIYGTVRVTGNGAGASGHSFGELQLDSLMWNGMQLTKVTGPIFCDQNICRLGRGVAEINRGQPRPITAQGYGGVVTMDGHAVLGLPSQYGMQVQLTAVDLGRLNTDYLHNASGITGKLSGEVTVQGSGNTIYGMTGAGRLQATEADLYELPLLVSMLKVLRNRPVDSTAFNTVTADFTMQGDDILFEHLDLEGDAISLYGRGEANLDRQLNLVFHTMVGRNGLAAPVLRTLAGQASEQLFKIRVTGKMDEAVVTNEPVPLVSNVFQQLQKDFRPQPLTRPAQLPDAAAQRR, from the coding sequence TTGGGCCGAGTCGTCAAATTCTGCTGGAGCTGCTTTAAGTGGGGCGCTGGGATTGCGCTCGTGCTGGCGGTGACGGTCGGCGGCTACCTCTACTTCAAGCTCGACGAGGAGATCACCCGCTACGCCCAGCAGTACCTGGCCGGGCAGTACGCGGAGCTCGACGTCCACGTCGGCAGCGCCCGCTACGTCCGCGGCAGCGGGGTCGTCGTCAGCGGCATCGAGATCGACGAGCCCCAGCCGGGCGGCCCGGCGGTCCGTATGCTCGAGATCCCCGAGCTGCGGCTGGTCGGCGAGATCGACGCCGAGGCGATCACCACCCGTCAGCCGAAGTTCGAGCGGATCGAGTTGATCCGCCCGCGGCTGAGCGCCGTGCGCCAAGCCGACGGCGCGTGGAACTTCGAGCGGCTCCGCCCCGCCCCCAGCGACTCCGGCCCCAGCGGCCTGCCCGTCCACATCCACGACGCGACCATCGCGTTGTCGGATTCTCGCAAACCGGAGGCCGAACCGGTTACGCTCCGCAACGTCGACCTCAAGATCACCAGCGGCCCGGCCGAGCCGGGCGCGGCCGCCGGGGTCCAGCAGATCACCATCGAGGGCCAGGCCGAGGACACCCTCGCCAAGCTGGTCCGCGTGCAGGGCGCCGTCGACTCCGACGGCGGGCGGCTCGACCTGACGATCGACGTCTCGCAGCTCGGCGTCACGACGCAGCGGCTGATGGCCGCGCCGGGCGTCCCCACGCTGCTGCTGGCGGGCCTCGACCTGGACGCCAAGCTCGACTCGCGGACCACGCTCAAACGCCTCTCGCCAGCGGCGCCGATCGACTGGCTGTGCGACTTCCACGTCAGCAAGGGGACGCTCTCGCACCCGCTGCTCCCCAAGCAGATGACCGAGGTCGACCTCCGCGGCAAGTGCGACCAGGCCGGCGTGCGGATCAAGCAGGCGACCGCCAACAACGGCGCCGCCGAGCTCAGCGCCGCGATCAACGTGCTCGGCTGGGGCCCCGAGGCCCGCGCGGCGGGCTGGCTGAAGGCGCTCAAACTCGAACTCAACAACGACGTCTACCGCGTGCTGCCCGACTCGCTCAAACGGGGCTGGGAGCGGTTCGACCCCGCCGGCGAGGTCGACGCCACGGCCTACTTCTGGACCGCCCCCGGCCGGGTCTGGTCCGACGTGAAGATCGACGGGCACAACCTTTCGTTCGAGGACAACAAGAAGTTCCCCTACCGGCTCACCGGCGGGACCGGCTCGCTCCGCTTTGTCGACAAACAGACCAAGGACAAGTCGCGGCTGGTGCTGTCGCTCAACGCGCAGGGGGAGGGCCGGGCGGTGCAGATCGCCGGCGAGTTTCAAGGACTCCCCCTTCCCCCCGAACGCCGCGGCGAGTGCCCCCCGGGCGTCCTCCGCGTCAGCAGCAACGCCATGCGCGTGACGCCGAGGCTGCTGGCCGCCCTGCCCCCCAAGGCGGGCCGCGTGCTCGACTCGCTGCACCCCGAGGGGGAGTTCGGCATCGTGTGGACGATGCGGCGTGACTCGCTCGCGCAGCCCGAGCCCGAACTCACCACCGACCTCTTGATCCACGACGCCTCGGTCCGCTTCGAGAAGTTCCCCTACCCCATCCGCCGCCTGACCGGCCGGGTCGAGCAGCGCGGCAAGCAGTGGACCTTCACCGAACTGCGCAGCCGCGGCGAAAGCGGCGGCGCGATGCTCACCGCCGCCGGAGCCTTTTACGAAGGCGAGGACCCGCCCCGCCTCGAGCTCGCCATCAACGGCGCCGGCGTGCCGCTCGACGAGACCCTCCGCTCCTCGCTCACCGACGAGGAGCAATCCGCCTGGGCGTCGCTCCAGCCGGCCGGCCGCGTCAACTTCCAGAGCCACATCCACTACCTTTCGGGCGAACCCAAGCCGCAGGTCAAGCTCACCGTGCAGCCCCAGGGCCAGACGGTCTCTATGCAGCCGCGGTTCTTCCAGTACCGCCTCGACGCGATCGAGGGCGAGTTCGAGATCAACGACGACAGCATCCGCTTCAACGACGCCCGCGCCCGGCACGGGCCGACCCACCTGATGGCGGACGGCGAGTACCAGAAGCTGACCGGCGGCGGCTGGAAGTTCGACCTGCTGCAGGTGAACGTCGAGCGGCTGGCGATCAACGCCGACTTCCGAGCGGCCGCGCCGCTCGGCCTCAAGAAAGTGATCGACTGCCTCGAGCCGCAGGGCGGCATCGGCGTGCACGACGGCCGGCTCTCGTTCAGCCACAACGGCGACCCCAGCCAGCCGATCCAGTCGGCCTGGGACGTGTTTGTCGACTGCGTGCAGCTGGACGTCAACGCCGGCGTGCGGGTCGACGACATCTACGGCACGGTCCGCGTGACCGGCAACGGCGCCGGCGCCAGCGGACACTCGTTCGGCGAGCTCCAACTCGACAGCCTGATGTGGAACGGCATGCAGCTGACCAAGGTCACCGGCCCGATCTTCTGCGACCAGAACATCTGCCGCCTGGGACGCGGCGTCGCGGAGATCAACCGCGGCCAGCCCCGCCCGATCACCGCCCAGGGGTACGGCGGCGTCGTGACGATGGACGGCCACGCCGTGCTCGGCCTGCCCTCCCAGTACGGCATGCAGGTGCAGCTCACCGCGGTCGACCTCGGCCGCCTCAACACCGACTACCTCCACAACGCCAGCGGCATCACCGGCAAGCTCAGCGGCGAGGTCACCGTGCAGGGCTCGGGCAACACCATCTACGGCATGACCGGCGCCGGCCGCCTGCAGGCGACCGAGGCCGACCTGTACGAGCTGCCGCTGCTGGTGTCCATGCTCAAGGTGCTCCGCAACCGCCCGGTCGACTCGACCGCCTTCAACACGGTCACCGCCGACTTCACCATGCAGGGCGACGACATCCTCTTCGAGCACCTCGACCTCGAGGGCGACGCCATCAGCCTGTACGGCCGCGGCGAGGCCAACCTCGACCGCCAGCTCAACTTGGTTTTCCACACGATGGTGGGCCGCAACGGCCTGGCCGCCCCCGTTCTCCGCACGCTCGCCGGCCAGGCGAGCGAGCAGCTGTTCAAAATCCGCGTTACCGGCAAGATGGACGAAGCGGTTGTAACGAATGAGCCCGTGCCGCTGGTGAGCAATGTGTTCCAGCAGCTCCAGAAAGACTTCCGCCCGCAACCGCTCACCCGCCCCGCCCAACTCCCCGACGCGGCCGCCCAGAGAAGGTAA
- a CDS encoding serine hydrolase domain-containing protein produces the protein MTVANQLSNRTGVVIAVLAAATLAYGAQPDSVRLGDEALQKHALQKLVADLRAEQKLVGLAATVMADGEVVAAAADGERKLGSGVPVEVGDRWHLGSITKSITATMIARLVERGDLDWQSTVGQTLGEEGVHVDWRGVTLSQLLTHTAGAPANFSLAVRIQRPAEGRPTVDARRQAVLGVLVKPPLTPPGEAFRYSNVGFTIAGAMAEAATGESWEDLVRREVFEPLGLEHAGFGPPKSRAPEFLQPRGHVTRLGFKVAVADTADNTPIMGPAGTACMTLEELCRYGNEHLRGQRGEGKLFTAASYQRLHTPVLDNYGCGWVVTQRDGKVVSCWHNGSNTMWYAYLTFDLESNLVVAVAANDGDIPAAEKAAVRIAAAASDIVDVKKAGAGQAD, from the coding sequence ATGACGGTCGCCAACCAGCTTTCCAATCGAACCGGCGTGGTGATCGCCGTGCTAGCGGCCGCCACGCTGGCTTACGGGGCGCAGCCCGACTCGGTTCGGCTTGGCGACGAAGCGCTGCAGAAGCACGCGCTGCAGAAGCTCGTCGCAGACCTCCGGGCCGAGCAGAAGCTGGTAGGACTGGCGGCCACGGTGATGGCCGACGGCGAGGTGGTCGCCGCGGCGGCGGACGGGGAGCGGAAGCTCGGCAGTGGCGTGCCGGTGGAGGTCGGCGACCGCTGGCACCTGGGTTCGATCACTAAATCGATCACCGCGACGATGATCGCCCGGCTGGTCGAGCGGGGCGACCTGGATTGGCAGTCGACTGTCGGCCAGACGTTGGGCGAGGAGGGCGTTCACGTCGACTGGCGGGGCGTCACGCTCAGCCAGCTCCTGACGCACACCGCCGGGGCGCCGGCTAACTTTTCGCTCGCCGTGCGGATCCAACGCCCCGCCGAGGGGCGGCCGACGGTCGACGCCCGCCGCCAAGCGGTGCTCGGCGTGCTGGTAAAGCCCCCGTTGACGCCGCCGGGAGAGGCGTTTCGGTACTCCAACGTCGGCTTCACGATCGCCGGGGCAATGGCCGAGGCCGCCACCGGCGAGTCGTGGGAGGACCTTGTACGAAGGGAGGTTTTTGAGCCGCTCGGCCTCGAGCACGCCGGGTTTGGGCCCCCCAAGAGTCGGGCGCCGGAGTTCCTGCAGCCCCGCGGCCACGTCACGCGGCTCGGCTTCAAGGTCGCGGTCGCCGACACGGCCGACAACACGCCGATCATGGGTCCCGCCGGCACGGCGTGCATGACGCTCGAAGAGCTGTGCCGGTACGGCAACGAACACCTCCGCGGGCAGCGGGGCGAGGGCAAGCTGTTCACCGCGGCAAGTTACCAGCGGCTCCACACGCCGGTGCTCGACAACTACGGGTGCGGCTGGGTCGTCACCCAGCGAGACGGCAAGGTCGTGTCGTGCTGGCACAACGGCTCGAACACCATGTGGTATGCGTACCTTACGTTTGACCTCGAGAGCAACCTGGTCGTCGCAGTGGCAGCCAACGACGGCGACATCCCCGCGGCTGAGAAGGCGGCGGTGCGGATAGCGGCCGCGGCGTCGGATATCGTTGACGTGAAGAAGGCTGGCGCCGGGCAAGCGGACTAG
- the tilS gene encoding tRNA lysidine(34) synthetase TilS gives MTPSLTEAVAQAWPPAEWRDVHLLAAVSGGADSVALLRALHKLKREAGGRGRLLVAHFDHGIRGVASADDARWVAELAEGLGLECRLGVAAGPPPASEQHARDARYRWLAETAGEVGARHIATGHTADDQTETILYRLLRGSGLAGLAGVPPHRPLTAACDVVRPLLEVTRAEVEQHLRALDQPYRTDATNAEPTYARNRMRNELLPALRLEFGEGVDAAIRRAGQQAGEAQQVVGELAARLAGEARIDGSPDEVRLSPALLAAAPPLVAREACKLAWRSAGWPEQSMGAEQWQRLYTLLCDAGTAGLQLPGGVDARWVDSIVVLRRTSAD, from the coding sequence GTGACACCCTCGCTAACGGAAGCCGTTGCCCAGGCCTGGCCCCCCGCCGAGTGGCGCGACGTGCACTTGCTGGCCGCGGTTTCAGGCGGGGCCGACAGCGTCGCCCTGCTGCGGGCGTTGCACAAGCTAAAACGCGAGGCCGGCGGCCGCGGCCGGTTGCTCGTCGCCCACTTTGACCACGGCATCCGCGGCGTGGCCTCGGCCGATGACGCCCGCTGGGTCGCAGAACTCGCCGAAGGCCTGGGGCTCGAGTGCCGCCTCGGCGTCGCCGCGGGGCCGCCGCCCGCCAGCGAGCAGCACGCCCGCGACGCCCGCTACCGCTGGCTCGCAGAGACCGCCGGCGAGGTCGGAGCCCGGCACATCGCCACCGGCCACACCGCCGACGACCAGACCGAGACCATCCTCTACCGCTTGCTGCGGGGCTCCGGCCTGGCCGGCCTGGCCGGGGTCCCCCCCCACCGGCCGCTCACCGCGGCCTGCGACGTCGTCCGCCCACTGCTTGAAGTGACCCGCGCCGAGGTCGAGCAGCACCTTCGCGCCCTCGACCAGCCCTACCGCACCGACGCCACCAACGCCGAGCCGACCTACGCCCGTAACCGCATGCGGAATGAGCTGCTGCCGGCCCTCCGCCTCGAATTTGGTGAAGGAGTCGACGCCGCGATCCGCCGCGCTGGCCAACAAGCAGGCGAGGCGCAGCAGGTCGTCGGTGAGCTAGCAGCCCGGCTCGCCGGCGAGGCTCGGATCGACGGCAGCCCCGATGAGGTGCGGCTCTCCCCTGCCCTACTAGCTGCCGCCCCGCCGCTGGTCGCCCGCGAGGCGTGCAAGCTCGCCTGGCGTTCTGCCGGCTGGCCGGAGCAGTCGATGGGCGCCGAGCAATGGCAGCGGCTCTACACGCTGCTCTGTGACGCCGGCACGGCTGGCCTTCAACTCCCAGGCGGCGTTGACGCTCGCTGGGTGGATTCTATTGTGGTTCTGCGACGCACCAGCGCCGACTAG